From the genome of Sphingomonas sp. HMP6, one region includes:
- a CDS encoding MFS transporter: MNERPRQSFAGLWNISFGFFGIQIGFALQNANMSRVFQTLGSNLDDLPALWVAAPLTGLLVQPIIGHLSDKTWLGRLGRRRPYFLTGAILATLALFVMPLSNLLLFAAVMLWVLDASLNISMEPFRAFVGDMLRKDQHSVGYAVQTAFIGAGAVIGSIFPKLLEHWGVANTAAPGVIPDTVRYAFWFGGAALFLSVLWTVLTTREYSPAEMAAFDGTAEQETETLRLLAARTFTGSLWWIAGGITVIAAVAAFGLKKEVYLLGGLLGGYGIASIIAIARARGGSSPSMLGHIVGDFGGMPDLMKRLALVQFFSWSALFIMWINTTPIVAQYAFGATDPASPRYQEGASWVDVLFGTYNGVAAIAALTLLPFLAKRIGAALTHVVGLLCGAAGYASFLVIRDPQMLLLSEIGIGIAWASILAMPYAILASSLPQAKLGIYMGLFNVFVVIPQLLVATVMGSIMQAFFPNEPIWTMLFAAVVMALAALAMLRVRVDTA, encoded by the coding sequence GTGAACGAACGGCCACGCCAGTCCTTTGCCGGGCTGTGGAACATCTCGTTCGGCTTTTTCGGGATTCAGATCGGTTTTGCGCTGCAGAACGCGAACATGAGCCGCGTTTTTCAGACGCTGGGCAGCAATCTCGACGATTTGCCCGCTTTGTGGGTCGCGGCCCCGCTCACCGGATTGCTGGTGCAGCCGATCATCGGCCATCTGTCGGACAAGACCTGGCTTGGGCGGCTGGGGCGCAGGCGACCGTATTTCCTGACTGGCGCGATCCTGGCGACGCTCGCCTTGTTCGTGATGCCGCTGTCGAACCTGCTGCTGTTCGCCGCCGTCATGCTGTGGGTGCTCGATGCGTCGCTCAACATTTCGATGGAGCCGTTCCGCGCGTTCGTCGGCGATATGTTGCGCAAGGACCAGCATAGCGTCGGTTATGCGGTGCAGACCGCCTTCATCGGCGCGGGCGCGGTGATCGGGTCGATTTTCCCCAAGCTGCTCGAACATTGGGGCGTCGCCAATACCGCAGCGCCCGGCGTGATCCCCGATACGGTGCGCTATGCCTTCTGGTTCGGCGGGGCGGCGCTGTTCCTGTCGGTGTTGTGGACGGTGCTGACGACGCGTGAGTATTCGCCTGCGGAAATGGCGGCGTTCGACGGTACCGCCGAGCAGGAAACCGAAACGCTGCGCCTGCTCGCCGCGCGGACCTTCACCGGCAGCCTGTGGTGGATCGCGGGCGGCATCACAGTGATCGCAGCGGTGGCGGCGTTCGGGCTGAAGAAGGAAGTCTATCTACTCGGCGGGTTGCTCGGCGGCTACGGCATCGCCAGCATCATCGCGATTGCCCGCGCGCGCGGCGGGTCTTCGCCGTCGATGCTCGGCCATATCGTCGGCGATTTCGGCGGGATGCCCGATCTGATGAAGCGCCTCGCACTCGTGCAGTTCTTCAGCTGGTCAGCGCTGTTCATCATGTGGATCAACACCACCCCGATCGTCGCGCAATACGCCTTTGGCGCGACCGATCCGGCGTCACCCCGCTATCAGGAGGGGGCGAGCTGGGTCGATGTGCTGTTCGGCACCTATAACGGCGTCGCCGCGATCGCCGCGCTGACGCTGCTGCCGTTCCTCGCCAAGCGGATCGGTGCCGCGCTCACGCATGTCGTCGGGCTGCTGTGCGGGGCGGCGGGCTATGCGAGCTTCTTGGTGATCCGCGACCCGCAGATGCTGCTATTGAGCGAGATCGGCATCGGCATCGCCTGGGCGTCGATTCTCGCCATGCCCTATGCGATCCTCGCGTCCAGCCTGCCACAAGCCAAGCTCGGCATCTACATGGGCCTGTTCAACGTCTTCGTCGTGATCCCGCAATTGCTGGTCGCGACCGTGATGGGGTCGATCATGCAGGCCTTCTTCCCGAACGAGCCGATTTGGACGATGCTGTTCGCCGCCGTCGTGATGGCGCTGGCGGCGCTCGCGATGCTGCGGGTGCGAGTCGATACGGCCTAA
- a CDS encoding LacI family DNA-binding transcriptional regulator yields the protein MALNDKPTSFDIAALAGVSQPTVSRALRGDPTVSAATRLRIEAIARQLNYKVDKNASNLRRGSSNTLALLFFEDPTPDDSLINPFFLAMLGSITRTCALRGYDLLISFQHLSNDWHVDYEDSRKADGIILLGYGDYEEYRARLDLLAGQNTHFVRWGSVRSNQAADATVGCDNVRGGRDAGRHLIAQGCRRIAFLGEASSHYPEFEDRYRGLGEAIDEAGMLFDPALQVDAITTEASGYAAAVTLLARARDFDAIFAASDLIAIGAMRALAEAGRRVPEDVKIIGFDDLPAATLAHPPLTTVAQDYRRAGEFLVDTLLARIRGEPTATAILPPRLVVRASSGIRIHGD from the coding sequence ATGGCGCTGAACGACAAACCCACCTCCTTCGACATTGCGGCGCTGGCTGGCGTGTCGCAGCCGACGGTGTCGCGCGCGCTGCGCGGCGATCCGACCGTCAGCGCGGCCACGCGGCTACGGATCGAGGCGATCGCGCGGCAACTCAACTACAAGGTCGACAAGAATGCGTCGAACTTGCGGCGTGGCAGTTCCAACACGCTCGCCTTGCTGTTTTTCGAAGATCCGACGCCCGACGATTCGCTGATCAATCCGTTCTTCCTCGCCATGCTCGGGTCGATCACGCGGACCTGTGCGCTGCGTGGGTACGATCTGCTGATCTCGTTCCAGCACCTCTCGAACGACTGGCACGTCGATTATGAGGATAGCCGCAAGGCCGACGGGATCATCCTGCTCGGGTATGGCGATTATGAGGAATATCGTGCCCGGCTCGATTTGCTTGCGGGGCAGAACACGCATTTCGTCCGCTGGGGATCGGTACGGTCGAACCAGGCCGCCGATGCGACGGTTGGCTGCGACAATGTGCGCGGCGGGCGCGACGCCGGACGGCATTTGATTGCGCAAGGCTGCCGCCGGATCGCCTTTCTGGGGGAGGCGTCGAGCCATTATCCCGAATTCGAGGATCGCTATCGCGGGCTTGGCGAGGCGATCGACGAAGCGGGGATGCTGTTCGACCCCGCACTCCAGGTCGATGCGATCACCACCGAAGCGTCGGGCTATGCCGCCGCCGTAACATTGCTGGCGCGCGCGCGCGATTTCGACGCGATCTTCGCGGCGAGCGACCTGATCGCGATCGGCGCGATGCGCGCGCTGGCCGAGGCGGGGCGGCGCGTGCCCGAGGATGTGAAGATCATCGGGTTCGACGATTTGCCCGCCGCCACGCTGGCGCATCCGCCGCTCACCACGGTCGCGCAGGATTATCGCCGTGCGGGCGAATTCCTGGTCGATACGCTGCTCGCACGGATCCGCGGCGAGCCGACCGCCACCGCGATCCTGCCGCCGCGGCTGGTGGTGCGCGCGTCGAGCGGCATACGTATTCATGGCGACTGA
- a CDS encoding TonB-dependent receptor, which translates to MIASTRREATQFRNTLSLGTSMSALGAALLLFGTTAAHAQTAPAADAPAAEENDQDIVVTGFRASLQSAVNAKKSRDQVVESISAEDIGKLPDASIAESIARLPGLTSQRVSGRSNAISIRGFAPDFSTTLLNGREQTSTGDNRAVEYDQYPSEIISSVLVYKTPQANIVGQGLSGTVDLKTVRPLEYGKRAISIGGRGTYADLGKLNAESQDMGYRVNGTFIDQFANDTIGVALSASYLNEPYQIQEFNAWGYAGGGTAANPVVIGGSKSYATSTTLKRLGLQGTLEWRPSPNFTTTFDGFYSDFSDNQIKRGIELPLGFDVNNDPTQPNATKLNVTANDGVFATAGTFSNVEGVVRNDVFQRKAKLYSFGWNGKWTGDDGWNVMADLSYSKTDRNELILESNAGTARGQDTGAVDTVGFTSGSNGTVFRPTLNYGDYNLIKLTSPLGWGGNQTGVDGKRILNGQDGYYNNRIIRDELKQYRLEIEKETDGFLRSVQFGLNYTDRSKSLTPDEAFLGLVANTNGTTDVAVPTQFRLPTTSLSYLGLGPVISYDPVALLNAGVYQLIKNPYGDVVVKAYNVTERLMTSYLQANIKQAIGANTLTGNVGVQAVFTDQHSSGAQAAFLGTNPNGSPNIGGIPRREGANYVDILPSLNLSFRTANDFVIRFSAARETIRPRLDDMRASLSYGTTVGDNGGITNPLPGRTYAVVRGDSGNPDLRPWRANALDLTFEKYFGTKGYVAVQLFYKDLKSYIYNAAVPFDFTGFPVQSAGVDGNGLPIIINYQGTVNAPINGNGGSLYGAELAATFPLATLTSALDGFGVTGGVSYTKTKISPTPGAPAEDIPGYSKYVANGTAYFEKWGFSARASARYRSTFIGELSGFGGARTRRRARDETIIDAQIGYDFSSGFAKGLSLFVQGQNLTNAPFVTADPRDDRAVIDYQTYGRRYLAGASFKF; encoded by the coding sequence ATGATCGCATCGACGCGCCGTGAGGCGACGCAATTCCGCAATACCCTGTCTTTGGGCACCAGCATGAGCGCGCTGGGCGCAGCCTTGCTGCTGTTCGGCACGACGGCGGCGCACGCGCAGACGGCGCCCGCCGCCGACGCGCCCGCGGCCGAGGAAAATGATCAGGACATCGTCGTCACCGGCTTCCGCGCTTCGCTGCAAAGCGCGGTCAACGCCAAGAAATCGCGCGATCAGGTCGTGGAATCGATTTCTGCGGAAGACATTGGCAAGCTGCCCGACGCCTCGATCGCGGAATCGATCGCGCGCTTGCCGGGCCTGACCTCGCAGCGCGTCTCGGGTCGCTCGAACGCAATCTCGATCCGCGGTTTCGCCCCCGACTTCTCGACGACCTTGCTCAACGGGCGCGAGCAGACCTCGACCGGAGACAATCGCGCGGTCGAATATGACCAATATCCCTCCGAAATCATCAGCTCGGTGCTCGTCTATAAGACGCCACAAGCCAATATCGTCGGGCAGGGCCTGTCGGGCACGGTCGATCTCAAGACGGTCCGTCCCCTCGAATATGGCAAGCGCGCGATTTCGATCGGCGGGCGCGGCACCTATGCCGATCTCGGCAAACTCAACGCCGAATCGCAGGATATGGGCTACCGCGTCAACGGCACCTTCATCGACCAGTTCGCCAATGATACGATCGGCGTGGCGCTGTCGGCGAGCTATCTCAACGAACCGTATCAGATTCAGGAATTCAACGCCTGGGGCTATGCCGGCGGCGGGACTGCCGCAAACCCGGTCGTGATCGGGGGTTCCAAATCCTATGCCACGTCGACCACGCTCAAGCGGCTTGGCCTGCAGGGAACGCTCGAATGGCGTCCATCGCCCAATTTCACGACGACCTTCGACGGCTTCTATTCCGATTTCAGCGACAACCAGATCAAGCGCGGGATCGAACTGCCGCTCGGTTTCGACGTCAATAACGATCCGACGCAACCCAATGCGACGAAGCTGAACGTCACCGCGAATGACGGTGTCTTCGCGACCGCTGGGACCTTCTCCAACGTCGAGGGCGTGGTGCGTAACGACGTGTTCCAACGCAAGGCGAAGCTCTATTCGTTCGGCTGGAACGGCAAATGGACCGGCGACGATGGCTGGAACGTGATGGCCGATCTCAGCTATTCGAAAACAGACCGCAACGAATTGATCCTTGAATCGAACGCCGGCACCGCACGCGGGCAGGATACGGGCGCGGTCGATACGGTCGGCTTCACCAGCGGCTCGAACGGCACGGTGTTCCGCCCGACGCTGAATTACGGCGACTATAATCTGATCAAGCTGACCAGCCCGCTCGGCTGGGGCGGCAATCAGACCGGCGTGGACGGGAAACGGATCCTCAACGGTCAGGACGGCTATTATAACAACCGGATCATCAGGGACGAGCTGAAGCAGTACCGGCTCGAGATTGAGAAGGAGACCGACGGTTTCTTGAGGAGCGTCCAGTTCGGCCTGAACTATACCGATCGCTCCAAGTCGCTGACCCCAGACGAGGCGTTCCTCGGGCTTGTCGCCAATACCAACGGAACGACCGATGTAGCGGTCCCGACGCAGTTCCGGCTCCCGACGACGAGCCTGAGCTATCTCGGCCTCGGGCCGGTGATCAGCTATGATCCGGTCGCCTTGCTCAATGCCGGGGTCTATCAGCTCATCAAGAATCCGTATGGCGACGTTGTGGTGAAGGCATACAACGTCACCGAACGGCTGATGACGAGCTACCTCCAGGCGAACATCAAGCAGGCGATCGGCGCGAACACGCTGACCGGCAATGTCGGCGTCCAGGCGGTCTTCACCGATCAGCATTCAAGCGGCGCGCAAGCGGCATTCCTCGGCACCAATCCCAACGGGTCGCCCAACATCGGCGGCATCCCCCGGCGCGAGGGCGCGAATTACGTCGACATCCTGCCAAGTCTCAACCTGTCGTTCCGCACCGCCAACGACTTCGTGATCCGTTTCAGCGCCGCGCGCGAGACGATCCGTCCGCGTCTGGACGATATGCGCGCCTCGCTCAGCTATGGCACGACCGTCGGCGATAATGGCGGTATCACCAACCCGCTTCCGGGACGCACCTATGCCGTGGTGCGGGGCGATTCGGGCAATCCCGATCTGCGACCGTGGCGCGCCAATGCGCTCGATCTCACGTTCGAAAAGTATTTCGGCACCAAAGGCTATGTGGCGGTCCAGCTTTTCTACAAGGATTTGAAGAGCTACATCTACAACGCCGCCGTACCGTTCGATTTCACCGGTTTCCCGGTCCAGTCGGCCGGGGTGGACGGCAACGGTCTGCCGATCATCATCAACTATCAGGGCACCGTGAACGCGCCGATCAACGGCAATGGCGGCAGCTTGTACGGCGCGGAATTGGCGGCCACCTTCCCGCTGGCGACGCTGACCAGCGCGCTCGACGGGTTCGGCGTGACGGGTGGCGTGTCGTATACCAAGACCAAGATCAGCCCCACGCCGGGTGCGCCCGCCGAGGACATCCCCGGCTATTCGAAATATGTCGCCAACGGCACCGCTTACTTTGAGAAATGGGGTTTCTCGGCCCGCGCGAGTGCGCGTTATCGTTCGACCTTTATCGGCGAACTGTCGGGCTTCGGCGGCGCCCGTACGCGGCGTCGTGCGCGCGACGAGACGATCATCGATGCGCAGATCGGCTACGATTTCAGCAGCGGTTTTGCCAAGGGCCTCTCGCTGTTCGTGCAGGGCCAGAACCTGACCAATGCCCCGTTCGTGACCGCCGATCCGCGTGACGACCGCGCGGTGATCGATTACCAGACGTATGGCCGCCGCTATCTCGCGGGTGCCAGCTTCAAGTTCTGA
- a CDS encoding tryptophan halogenase family protein, with protein MERGSETGDATAARSAIRRVVIVGGGTAGWMAAAAFARFLPEGTSIALVESDAIGTVGVGEATIPQIRLFNQGLGIDEDDFLRATQGTFKLGIEFVGWSGAPGGVESRYIHAFGTIGRGLGLVPFHQHWLRHRSLGGTRGLWDFSASALAAQHDRFARDMGRPDLPSGIAWAFQFDAGLYAAYLRKYAEARGVVRHEGRVVAVAQDRERGDITGVTLDDGAEIAGDFLVDCSGFRGLLIEQALHAGYDDWSALLPCDRALAVPSATVGSTTPYTRATAREAGWQWRIPLQHRTGNGLVYCSAFLDDSRAADLLLANLEGAALADPRPLSFTTGRRRSAWVKNCVALGLAAGFMEPLESTSIHLIQSGIARLLQLFPQDHESSVEAAEFNRQTEQEWLAVRDFLVLHYHANGRDEPFWRACREAPLPDSLAHRIDLFRSTGRLFREGEELFAEPGWLQVLIGQGVTPRRYDPLADGLPAAQLDEFLGLARRHVEQVVGKMPTHDAFIAAHCAASDRMAAG; from the coding sequence ATGGAACGCGGCTCAGAGACCGGCGATGCGACGGCCGCGCGATCCGCGATCCGGCGCGTCGTCATCGTCGGCGGCGGAACCGCAGGGTGGATGGCGGCTGCCGCGTTCGCACGCTTCCTGCCGGAGGGGACCAGCATCGCCTTGGTCGAATCCGATGCGATCGGCACGGTCGGTGTGGGCGAGGCGACGATCCCGCAAATCCGCCTGTTCAATCAGGGGCTCGGGATCGACGAGGATGATTTCCTCCGCGCGACGCAAGGCACCTTCAAGCTCGGCATCGAATTCGTCGGCTGGTCGGGCGCGCCGGGCGGAGTCGAGAGCCGCTACATCCACGCCTTCGGGACGATCGGGCGCGGGCTCGGGCTGGTGCCGTTCCATCAGCATTGGCTGCGGCATCGCAGCCTCGGCGGCACGCGCGGATTGTGGGATTTCTCGGCGAGCGCGCTCGCGGCGCAGCACGATCGCTTCGCGCGCGACATGGGCCGGCCCGATCTGCCGAGCGGCATCGCCTGGGCGTTCCAGTTCGATGCCGGGCTCTATGCCGCCTATCTGCGGAAATATGCCGAGGCACGCGGCGTTGTGCGGCACGAGGGCCGGGTCGTCGCGGTCGCACAGGATCGCGAACGCGGTGACATCACCGGGGTGACACTCGACGATGGGGCGGAGATCGCTGGCGATTTCTTGGTCGACTGTTCGGGGTTTCGCGGCCTCCTGATCGAACAGGCGTTGCACGCCGGCTATGACGATTGGTCGGCGTTGCTGCCGTGCGACCGGGCGCTGGCCGTGCCCTCGGCCACCGTCGGCTCGACCACGCCCTATACGCGGGCGACGGCACGCGAAGCGGGCTGGCAGTGGCGCATCCCGCTGCAGCATCGCACCGGCAACGGGCTGGTCTATTGCAGCGCGTTCCTCGACGATTCGCGCGCGGCGGACCTTCTGCTCGCCAATCTTGAGGGCGCGGCGCTGGCCGATCCGCGCCCGTTGTCCTTCACCACCGGGCGCAGGCGCAGCGCCTGGGTGAAGAATTGCGTCGCGCTCGGGCTGGCCGCAGGATTCATGGAGCCGCTCGAATCGACCAGCATCCATTTGATCCAATCGGGCATCGCGCGGCTGTTGCAATTGTTTCCGCAGGATCATGAGAGCAGCGTGGAGGCGGCCGAATTCAACCGCCAGACCGAGCAGGAATGGCTTGCGGTGCGCGATTTCCTGGTGCTGCACTATCATGCCAACGGCCGCGACGAGCCGTTCTGGCGCGCGTGCCGCGAAGCACCGCTTCCTGACAGCCTCGCGCACCGGATCGATCTGTTCCGCTCGACCGGCCGATTGTTCCGCGAAGGCGAGGAGCTGTTCGCCGAACCCGGCTGGCTGCAAGTGCTGATCGGGCAGGGCGTGACGCCACGGCGGTACGATCCTTTGGCCGACGGCCTGCCCGCGGCACAGCTCGACGAATTTCTCGGCCTCGCACGTCGGCATGTCGAGCAGGTCGTCGGCAAGATGCCGACCCACGACGCTTTCATCGCGGCGCATTGCGCTGCTTCGGACAGGATGGCCGCAGGATGA